A single genomic interval of Zingiber officinale cultivar Zhangliang chromosome 4A, Zo_v1.1, whole genome shotgun sequence harbors:
- the LOC121969157 gene encoding cyclin-D2-1-like produces the protein MPLTLPDHTAAACCDLLCSEDASQLAEGTLCEGGAVAAASPPVEFPDDSDESIAGFIECAADYSPGRDYPDRFRSNSLDSAAREEAVAWILRVQAYYCFRPLTAYLAVNYMDRVLSSHRLPQNEWALQLLSVACLSLAAKMDETILPSLLDLQVERAKFIFEPRTIIRMELLVLTALNWRLRSVTPFTFISFFVHKIDSVGKYAQYLVALATEITLATMKDVRFLSHCPSSLAAAAIIRSTDEIVGLDSINPEAAASWCAGLTEEGIANCYRSMENVITNISKRPSMILSNLRVATSIDMGQRIPSSSSSPNKRRKLNNNCSSVDSGKEGL, from the exons ATGCCGCTCACTCTTCCGGACCACACCGCTGCCGCTTGCTGCGACCTTCTGTGCAGCGAGGACGCCAGCCAGCTCGCCGAGGGCACGCTGTGTGAGGGCGGCGCCGTGGCCGCTGCTTCGCCTCCGGTAGAGTTCCCCGACGACTCGGACGAGTCCATCGCCGGGTTCATCGAGTGCGCCGCTGACTACTCGCCCGGCCGCGACTACCCTGACCGATTCCGGTCCAACTCGCTCGACTCCGCCGCGCGCGAAGAAGCCGTCGCCTGGATCCTCAGG GTGCAGGCATACTACTGCTTCCGTCCGCTGACGGCGTATCTTGCCGTAAACTACATGGATCGTGTCCTCTCTTCTCATCGTTTACCG CAAAATGAATGGGCATTGCAACTTTTATCTGTGGCATGCCTCTCTCTGGCTGCCAAGATGGATGAAACAATTCTTCCATCTTTGTTAGACTTGCAG GTTGAGCGTGCGAAGTTTATTTTTGAGCCTCGAACAATTATCAGAATGGAGCTTCTTGTGCTGACTGCATTGAATTGGAGGCTCCGATCTGTCACACCTTTCACTTTCATTAGCTTCTTTGTTCACAAGATCGACTCAGTAGGAAAATATGCGCAATATTTGGTTGCGCTGGCCACTGAAATTACACTTGCAACGATGAAAG ATGTAAGGTTCCTGAGTCACTGCCCATCATCACTTGCCGCTGCAGCCATAATCCGCTCAACTGATGAGATTGTGGGTCTGGATTCTATTAACCCTGAAGCTGCAGCTTCTTGGTGCGCTGGATTGACAGAG GAGGGGATTGCCAATTGCTATCGGTCAATGGAGAATGTTATCACCAATATCTCAAAGAGACCTTCTATGATACTCTCAAACCTTAGAGTAGCCACTTCAATTGACATGGGACAAAGgatcccttcctcttcttcttcacctaaCAAAAGAAGGAAACTGAACAACAATTGCTCATCAGTGGATAGTGGGAAGGAGGGCTTATAG